One Betta splendens chromosome 16, fBetSpl5.4, whole genome shotgun sequence genomic window carries:
- the apoc2 gene encoding apolipoprotein C-II, which translates to MNKLLVLAVLVALLALGAESFRVPRQVDEEQGALSKMADTVKSYYDSAVSTAGDYVESIKNLRLDEKAKKLYTDTATVVSTYTGIAQDQIYHILYPQQ; encoded by the exons ATGAATAAGCTGCTGGTCCTCGCTGTGCTCGTTGCTCTCCTCGCTCTCG GCGCCGAAAGCTTCCGCGTGCCGAGGCAGGTCGACGAGGAGCAGGGGGCCCTGAGCAAGATGGCCGACACCGTCAAGTCCTACTACGACAGCGCCGTCAGCACCGCTGGCGACTACGTGGAGAGCATCAAGAACCTGCGGCTGGACGAAAAGGCCAA GAAGCTTTACACCGACACCGCCACAGTCGTGAGCACCTACACCGGCATAGCACAGGACCAGATCTACCACATCCTCTACCCGCAGCAGTGA
- the apoa2 gene encoding apolipoprotein A-II has translation MHAGLCVVPPYIILARCELPATDNSPPEKTVTSWICTSSTAAEMTAKYVLALVLTLQVSMSLCQGPEPSKELVGIYSGHRDNFYKRLAVFAEHLQEVFSPVVNAFHSDPRGQAAKEHADAIREKPEFKAFIKIVQNLAKEAEPLVETLRSRALGAYEHHLREHIGPFLKDSIDNIKVVLDEVLPAQKSA, from the exons ATGCACGCTGGACTTTGTGTGG TCCCCCCCTATATCATCCTGGCCAGATGTGAGCTGCCTGCTACAGACAACTCGCCTCCGGAGAAGACTGTCACTTCTTGGATCTGTACATCCAGCACAGCCGCAG AGATGACTGCAAAATATGTTTTGGCACTGGTCCTCACTCTGCAGG TTTCCATGAGCCTGTGTCAAGGTCCCGAACCGTCAAAAGAGCTGGTTGGTATTTACAGTGGACACAGAGACAACTTCTACAAGAGGTTGGCGGTCTTTGCGGAGCACCTGCAGGAGGTCTTCTCTCCTGTGGTGAACGCTTTCCACTCGGACCCCAGGGGCCAGGCAGCCAAGGAGCACGCCGACGCCATCCGCGAGAAGCCCGAGTTCAAGGCTTTCATAAAGATCGTCCA GAACCTGGCGAAGGAGGCAGAGCCCCTAGTGGAGACGTTGCGTTCGAGGGCCCTGGGCGCCTACGAGCACCACCTGCGCGAGCACATCGGGCCCTTCCTGAAAGACAGCATCGACAACATCAAGGTGGTCCTGGATGAGGTGCTGCCGGCGCAGAAGAGCGCGTAG
- the apoc4 gene encoding apolipoprotein C-IV, whose translation MRKKAAVAAFCALLLMQACGPLAAQTPAPVPPPDAPGLLQRLRDRARDVQQKVYDIGGTAMALADAYYEEHIQPVTAGYTEWASNLKTSMWTRIKTTVDSYVS comes from the exons ATGCGTAAAAAAGCAGCCGTGGCGGCGTTCTGTGCTCTTCTGCTGATGCAAG CATGCGGGCCCCTCGCGGCCCAGACGCCGGCGCCGGTGCCGCCGCCCGACGCTCCcgggctgctgcagaggctccgGGACCGGGCCAG GGACGTCCAGCAAAAGGTCTACGATATCGGGGGCACGGCGATGGCCCTGGCCGATGCCTACTACGAAGAACACATCCAACCGGTGACTGCCGGTTACACCGAGTGGGCCTCCAACCTCAAGACCTCCATGTGGACCCGGATCAAGACCACCGTGGACAGCTACGTGTCATGA
- the apoc1 gene encoding apolipoprotein C-I — MRLYLAVAVLMLAFVAYTEAQDQTVEKMTRITDQLSEIGRNLADNARTTFEKIQNSPFAQNAKTWLDEQIDKLKQKVGELSQ, encoded by the exons ATGAGACTGTATCTCGCAGTtgcggtgctgatgctggcgtTCGTCGCCTACACGG AGGCCCAGGACCAGACCGTTGAGAAGATGACCAGGATCACCGATCAACTAAGTGAGATCGGCAGGAACCTGGCAGACAATGCCAGGACCACCTTCGAGAAGATCCAGAACAGCCCGTTTGCACAAAACGCAAA GACCTGGCTGGATGAGCAGATCGATAAGCTGAAGCAAAAGGTTGGAGAACTGTCTCAGTAA
- the apoeb gene encoding apolipoprotein Eb: MKAVALILALAVITGCSARAVRQVDAAPARWEDTVNRFSDYVSELNQKADGVVQSLKASQLSRELDTLITDTMAELTTYTEGLQAKLSPYTDASSGTLLQDLQLLTTKLQKDMVDAKERSTQYLGELKTMVEQNSGDVRSRITTYSNKLKKRLNKDTEEIQKTVATYLDELHSRTSQNVDAVKGQVEPLVQQAGDSAARRLSDVSALLKSQAEGLGQQLETQAAGIQSQLQATADELRTSLEGKMDELTELLSPYATKLREQLEGIVDKVKETAAAAA, from the exons ATGAAGGCTGTGGCTCTCATCCTCGCTCTGGCAGTCATCACCG GCTGCAGCGCCCGTGCCGTGCGCCAGGTGGACGCCGCCCCGGCCCGCTGGGAGGACACCGTCAACCGCTTCTCCGACTACGTCTCCGAGCTGAACCAGAAAGCCGACGGCGTGGTGCAGTCCCTCAAGGCCTCGCAGCTCAGCAGGGAGCTAGA CACGCTCATCACCGACACCATGGCCGAGCTGACCACCTACACCGAAGGCCTCCAGGCCAAGCTGAGCCCCTACACCGACGCCTCCTCCGGCACGCTGCTCCAGGACCTGCAGCTTCTGACCACCAAACTGCAGAAGGACATGGTGGACGCCAAGGAGCGCAGCACCCAGTACCTGGGGGAGCTGAAGACCATGGTGGAGCAGAACTCGGGCGACGTCCGCAGCCGCATCACCACCTACAGCAACAAGCTGAAGAAGCGCCTCAACAAGGACACAGAGGAGATCCAGAA aaccGTGGCCACCTACCTGGACGAGCTGCACTCGCGCACCTCCCAGAACGTGGACGCCGTGAAGGGGCAGGTGGAGCCGCTGGTGCAGCAGGCGGGCGACTCGGCCGCCCGGCGGCTGAGCGACGTGTCCGCCCTGCTGAAGAGCCAGGCCGAGGGGCTGggccagcagctggagacgcagGCCGCCGGCATCCAGAGCCAGCTGCAGGCCACGGCCGACGAGCTGCGCACCTCCCTGGAGGGCAAGATGGACGAGCTGACCGAGCTGCTGTCCCCCTACGCCACCAAGCTGCGCGAGCAGCTGGAGGGCATCGTGGACAAGGTCaaggagacggcggcggcggcggcctga
- the apoa4b.2 gene encoding apolipoprotein A-IV b, tandem duplicate 2, producing the protein MKLLVVLVVAAFTGCHANLFYADAPKPQLEALTDSFWAYVAKATQTADDTLQLVRKSQFGQDVSARLTESADIASKYAVTLQEQLPPAAQDLIAKVSAEADVLKERVTQELSSVRDRVEPFTEDLKAQIQQKVEQLKQDLAPYADSLDSEALRTALTQKSEELKTGLEQSVKDLHTQLGPYTDDLKAKVDRHLVEFKERVAPMTVQVQSEVMQRAQQVKDIAAPYVDELREKLDPYAQDLQARLTSLYESFVKSK; encoded by the exons ATGAAGCTCCTTGTCGTGCTCGTCGTGGCCGCCTTCACCG GCTGTCACGCCAACCTCTTCTACGCCGATGCGCCCAAGCCACAGCTGGAAGCGCTGACCGATTCCTTCTGGGCCTACGTCGCCAAAGCCACGCAGACGGCCGACGACACCCTCCAGCTGGTCAGGAAGTCTCAGTTCGGACAGGATGTCAG TGCTCGCCTCACGGAGAGCGCAGACATCGCCAGCAAGTACGCAGTGACcctccaggagcagctgccGCCCGCAGCTCAGGACCTCATCGCCAAGGTGTCCGCGGAGGCTGACGTGCTGAAGGAGCGCGTCACCCAGGAGCTGAGCTCCGTGCGAGACAGGGTGGAGCCCTTCACCGAGGACCTGAAGGCCCAGATCCAGCAGAAGGTGGAGCAGCTCAAGCAGGACCTGGCGCCGTACGCCGACTCCCTGGACTCCGAGGCCCTGAGGACCGCGCTGACGCAGAAGAGCGAGGAGCTGAAGACCGGCCTGGAGCAGTCTGTGAAGGACCTGCACACCCAGCTGGGGCCCTACACCGACGACCTGAAGGCCAAGGTGGACCGGCACCTGGTGGAATTCAAGGAGCGCGTGGCCCCCATGACCGTTCAGGTGCAGAGCGAGGTGATGCAGAGAGCCCAGCAGGTTAAAGACATAGCCGCCCCCTACGTGGATGAGCTGAGAGAGAAGCTGGACCCCTACGCCCAGGACCTCCAGGCCCGCCTCACCTCCCTCTACGAATCCTTCGTCAAATCCAAATAA
- the LOC114843327 gene encoding apolipoprotein A-I-like isoform X1, with product MEGTPGLWALHYKCYLASAYIHGSSGPTNAKAARYTSQTQVRITLHSEVQAGKQGDQSRSGSDRFCSVGADMKALVLLAVAVLSGCHANLFYADAPKPQVDALTEAFWDYIAKATQTADDTLQMIKESQFGQEVNARLAESADLASEYAVALQEQLSPAAEHLMTKISTEADVLRNALTQELSSVRDKLEPYTEDTKARIQQRMEQMRRGLAPYADSLDSGALRSTLVQKSEELKSSLEQSVKGLKAQLGPYTDGLKTKVDRHLQNLHESVAPMKEKVQVELSQGANLVKQMVAPYAEDFREKLDPYTQDLLMQLTTLYESLIQDN from the exons ATGGAAGGGACTCCTGGACTTTGGGCTCTTCACTACAAGTGTTATCTGGCTTCAGCATATATACACGGAAGCAGCGGTCCGACAAACGCAAAGGCTGCGAGATACACAAGCCAAACACAGGTGAGAATTACGCTACATTCAGAGGTACAAGCAGGTAAACAAGGAGATCAAAGTAGAAGCGGGTCTGATCGTTTCTGTTCTGTCGGCGCAGACATGAAGGCGCTGGTGCTTCTGGCTGTGGCCGTGCTTTCCG GCTGTCACGCCAACCTCTTCTACGCTGACGCTCCCAAGCCCCAGGTGGACGCGCTGACGGAGGCTTTCTGGGACTACATCGCCAAGGCCACGCAGACGGCCGACGACACGCTCCAGATGATCAAGGAGTCTCAGTTCGGACAGGAAGTCAA CGCCCGTCTGGCAGAAAGCGCGGACTTAGCCAGCGAGTACGCGGTCGCCCTCCAGGAGCAGCTCTCGCCCGCAGCCGAGCACCTGATGACCAAGATCAGCACAGAGGCCGACGTGCTGAGAAACGCGCTGACGCAGGAGCTGAGCTCCGTGCGGGACAAGCTGGAGCCCTACACCGAGGACACGAAGGCCCGGATCCAGCAGAGAATGGAGCAGATGAGGCGCGGACTGGCGCCGTACGCCGACTCCCTGGACTCCGGGGCCCTGAGGTCCACCCTGGTGCAGAAGAGCGAGGAGCTGAAGAGCAGCCTGGAGCAGAGCGTGAAGGGCCTGAAGGCTCAGCTGGGGCCCTACACCGACGGCCTGAAGACCAAGGTGGACCGGCACCTGCAGAACCTCCACGAGAGCGTGGCCCCCATGAAGGAGAaggtgcaggtggagctgaGTCAGGGGGCCAACCTGGTGAAACAGATGGTGGCCCCCTACGCAGAAGACTTCAGGGAAAAGCTGGACCCCTACACGCAGGACCTCCTGATGCAGCTCACGACCCTCTACGAGTCCCTCATTCAAGACAACTGA
- the LOC114843327 gene encoding apolipoprotein A-IV-like isoform X2, with protein MKALVLLAVAVLSGCHANLFYADAPKPQVDALTEAFWDYIAKATQTADDTLQMIKESQFGQEVNARLAESADLASEYAVALQEQLSPAAEHLMTKISTEADVLRNALTQELSSVRDKLEPYTEDTKARIQQRMEQMRRGLAPYADSLDSGALRSTLVQKSEELKSSLEQSVKGLKAQLGPYTDGLKTKVDRHLQNLHESVAPMKEKVQVELSQGANLVKQMVAPYAEDFREKLDPYTQDLLMQLTTLYESLIQDN; from the exons ATGAAGGCGCTGGTGCTTCTGGCTGTGGCCGTGCTTTCCG GCTGTCACGCCAACCTCTTCTACGCTGACGCTCCCAAGCCCCAGGTGGACGCGCTGACGGAGGCTTTCTGGGACTACATCGCCAAGGCCACGCAGACGGCCGACGACACGCTCCAGATGATCAAGGAGTCTCAGTTCGGACAGGAAGTCAA CGCCCGTCTGGCAGAAAGCGCGGACTTAGCCAGCGAGTACGCGGTCGCCCTCCAGGAGCAGCTCTCGCCCGCAGCCGAGCACCTGATGACCAAGATCAGCACAGAGGCCGACGTGCTGAGAAACGCGCTGACGCAGGAGCTGAGCTCCGTGCGGGACAAGCTGGAGCCCTACACCGAGGACACGAAGGCCCGGATCCAGCAGAGAATGGAGCAGATGAGGCGCGGACTGGCGCCGTACGCCGACTCCCTGGACTCCGGGGCCCTGAGGTCCACCCTGGTGCAGAAGAGCGAGGAGCTGAAGAGCAGCCTGGAGCAGAGCGTGAAGGGCCTGAAGGCTCAGCTGGGGCCCTACACCGACGGCCTGAAGACCAAGGTGGACCGGCACCTGCAGAACCTCCACGAGAGCGTGGCCCCCATGAAGGAGAaggtgcaggtggagctgaGTCAGGGGGCCAACCTGGTGAAACAGATGGTGGCCCCCTACGCAGAAGACTTCAGGGAAAAGCTGGACCCCTACACGCAGGACCTCCTGATGCAGCTCACGACCCTCTACGAGTCCCTCATTCAAGACAACTGA
- the tomm40 gene encoding mitochondrial import receptor subunit TOM40 homolog has translation MGSVLAAASPNPAPATAGGGQGVPGLVSVPPGFTMPSVSSVPSPSLDQQTADSSLSNPGTYEECHRKCKEVFPLQMEGVRLVVNKGLSNHFQVSHTVSLSTLGDSGYRFGATYVGSKQTGPAESFPVMVGDMDNTGSLNAQVIHQLTTAVRSKIAIQTQQHKFVNWQCDMEYRGEDFTAAVTLGNPDVLVGSGILVAHYLQSVTPALALGGELVYHRRPGEEGAVTSLLGRYTGDNYIATLTLGGAGAHATYYHKANDQLQVGVEFEASTRTQETTTSFGYQLDLPKANLLFKGSVDSNWVVGATLEKKLLPLPLTLALGAFLNHRKNKFQCGFSVTIG, from the exons ATGGGCAGTGTGTTGGCTGCCGCCTCCCCCAACCCGGCCCCAGCTACAGCTGGAGGTGGACAAGGTGTGCCGGGGTTGGTGTCGGTCCCTCCAGGGTTTACTATGCCCTCCGTGTCCTCCGTCCCCTCACCTAGTTTGGACCAGCAAACAGCGGATTCCTCACTGTCAAACCCAGGCACATATGAGGAGTGTCACCGCAAATGCAAAG AGGTGTTCCCCCTGCAGATGGAGGGGGTGCGGTTAGTGGTCAACAAGGGCCTTAGTAACCACTTCCAGGTCAGCCATACTGTCAGCCTCAGCACCCTGGGTGATTCTGGTTATCGGTTTGGTGCCACATACGTAGGGAGTAAACAGACTGGACCAGCAGAG TCCTTTCCAGTCATGGTTGGTGATATGGACAATACTGGCAGCCTGAATGCCCAGGTCATCCACCAGCTCACAACTGCTGTTCGCTCCAAAATAGCCATCCAG ACTCAACAGCATAAATTTGTAAATTGGCAATGTGACATGGAGTATCGTGGTGAAGATTTCACTGCAGCTGTGACGCTTGGAAATCCAGATGTGCTTGTTGGCTCTG GAATTTTGGTGGCGCACTATCTCCAGTCTGTCACACCGGCGCTGGCCCTCGGCGGCGAGCTAGTGTACCACAGGAGACCAGGGGAGGAAGGCGCGGTCACCTCCCTCCTGGGCAGGTACACAG GTGACAACTACATAGCTACGCTGACTTTAGGAGGAGCAGGTGCTCATGCTACATACTATCACAAAGCCAATGATCAG TTGCAGGTAGGAGTAGAGTTTGAAGCCAGCACAAGGACACAAGAAACCACAACATCGTTTGGTTACCAGTTGGACCTTCCTAAAGCTAACTTACTCTTCAAAG GCTCAGTTGACAGCAACTGGGTGGTGGGGGCAACCCTTGAAAAGAAACTGCTTCCACTGCCTCTCACGCTGGCACTAGGAGCTTTCCTGAACCACCGCAAGAACAAGTTCCAGTGTGGCTTCAGTGTCACTATTGGGTAG